GGGACTGTCTCGAGCATATCGGTCTGAACAAATCCCGGAGCGATGCAGTTGGCAGTTGAACCGGACCGAGCCATTTCCAGCGCAAGGGTCCGCGTAAAGCCGAACATCCCACTTTTCGAGGCGGCGTAGTTTGCCTGCCCAAAGTTCCCCTTTCGACCAATCATTGAGGAGATGTTGATCAATCGGCCGTTGTTGGATTCGGTCAGATCGTCGAAGAACGCCTGCGTGCAGTTGAAAACACCTCCAAGATTAACCTCCATTACCGTATCCCAATCCTCACGGCTCATGTTGGTGAACTTCCCGTCCATCGTACATCCAGCGTTGTTCACTAAAATATCGGTTCGTCCGAACGCTGTTCGGGTCGTCTCACTCATCGCTCGTGTTTCCTCCGTATCGGAAACATCCGCTTGCACAGCAACCGCTTTGCTCCCAGATTCCTCAATGGCATCGACGACATTGTGTGCTTCTGCTTCCGATGAACGATAATTAACAACCACATTGGCACCGGCAGCCCCCAACTCTTCTGCGATCCCACGCCCGATACCACGAGAGGCACCAGTAACTACACACGTTTTATCTTCTAATAACATAGTATCTGATTCCATTTTAATTAGCCGTTGGTATTTTCTCCATTAAGAACAGTCATCAATCTCACGTAATGCGATTTTGCTCTTTTTGAGCGTACATTCACGTTAATAAACTCTAACATGGTTTTCACACATTCATTCGCACGGGATCGGCCATAATAAGTATATGTTCTGTTACCCTCTGCTCAACGTGGTGCAATAATGAATAGTCACCTCGAAAACAATAAATTCAGTTTGCGATTGATATCTGCGATCGCAACCAACAGCTACTTTGGGTGATCCTAGATATGGGTAACTACGGAATGACTGTAGACACGTGTGTGATCATCCCGACGATCAGGGAGTATGAGTGTGTACGGACGTACGTCGAAAACGCCCGCGAGCATGGCTTCGATCTCGACCGATTGTTCTTCTTGCTGGTCACAGAGGACTTCTGTGATACAGACGATATGGAAGCAATGCTCGAAGAAGAAGGCGTCTCCGGAGCCGTCTTCGATGGATCGCGCCGCGAGGCGTGGTACGAAGAGCAAGATGTTGTTGAGTTCTCGCATCTCGTTCCTGCTGCGAGCCACGCTGAGACTAGTTTCGGTCTGCTCTACATGTGGGAGAACCAACAGTACGAGTACGGGTTCTTCATCGACGACGACACACTCCCACACCCCGACTTCGACTTCTTCGGCCGTCACTTCGAGAACATCGCGTTCGAGGGTGAGATCGAAAGCGTCGCCTCTGATGAGCAGTGGGTGAACGTCCTCTACCAGAACTTCGACGAGCACGGATTGTATCCACGAGGATACCCCTACAGCGCAATGCACGAAAACGTCGACATCGGCACCGAACAGGTCGACGACGTCGTCGCCTCGCAGGGTCTTTGGACGAACGTCCCCGACCTCGACGCTGTGCGCATCCTCATGGATGGCGATCTTCAGGGACAGGCACAAACCCGTACCTCATCCGACGACTTCGATGGGGACTTCGTCGCCCGAGAGGGAGAGTACCTCACAGTCTGTTCAATGAACCTCGCGTTCCGTCGCGAAGTTGTGCCCGCATTCTATCAGCTCCCGATGGACGACAATCCGTGGGAAGTCGGCCGATTCGACGACATCTGGAGTGGTGTCTTCTTGAAACGGGCCTGCGACATCCTCGGCAAACAGATCTACAACGGATACCCGTTGTGTGAACACAACAAGGCGCCACGATCGACGTTCGACGATCTCAACAACGAAGTTCCTGCGCTCGAACTGAACGAGCACGTCTGGGAGATCGTCGATGCGGTCGGAGACGACGCGACCTCCTACGCAGAGGCGTTCGACGCCATGGCGAGTGCACTCGTCGAACACGACGGCGACTACAACAACGACGACTTCCTCGTGTACGTCGGAGAATACATGCACGAGTGGCTCGACTGCCTCGATGAACTCGCGCCCGTTGAAACCGAACGAACGCGAGCGAGCGTCACTGCTACCGACGACTAGCACAGAATCGGCAAGCAGAAGTGTTTTGTACACCATCATGTAGTGAACTGGTGTTTGAGAACACAGCGACTGGGACGCGTTCGATGCTGCTTCCAACGAAACGGATGGATGATGGTGTATCACCGTTGTGCTCGATGGAGGTGGCTGCTATTAGCCACTTCATCCAGCCAACACGTTTGAGCACGCCCGAGCGTTTCGATCGTCACCGACATCTACAGAACGACGCGCGAATGAGCTTACGATACGAATTCGATTCCGCCGACGAGGTCGACCACCGAGAGAATCACACCACAAACCGAAGCGGTGGCAGCGACACGACCATCGATTGCGATCACGATCACGACCACGCTCGTGGGTGCACAACTCACGTCGGTACGGGCGGATATTTCACTATCACAGCTATCGACAGCAGGTTCTATGGAGTGGACTAAGCGTAGATTCCGTCTTGCTGTTGGGTTCCTCTCGGTTCTTGCTGGAGGGGTAGTATTCCTCATTGGTCACGAGGTGTTCCCCTATCTATCACACAACCACGACGAAGGCGTCTATCTCCAGCAGGCTTCGATGCTCCTCCACGGGAAGCTCTGGTATACGACTGATTTCCCGGCTGCCTTTCGACCGTGGTTTTTCGTTCAGGATGGAAATCGGCTGTATCCGAAGTACACGCCGGTTGCCGCGCTCATGTACGCGCCGGGTGTCGCGTTGGGCGTTCCTCGACTGATGCTCTCGGTGATTGCGGCGGGCAACGTTGCCCTCGTTGGGCTTCTCGGGCGTGAAGCATTCGATCGACCGACGGGCGTCCTCGCTACTGGGATTGCGCTCACGACGCCATTTTTCCTGATCATCTCAGCGACGTTCATGGCGTATGCGCCGACAACGTTGCTGAACCTCTTGTTCGCGTTCGGGTATATCCGGATGTTTCGAAGTCAGAGCCGCCGGTACGCTGTGCTCGCAGGCGCAGCCATCGGACTCGCGTTCTTCTCTCGCCCGTATACAGCCGTTCTGTTCGCCACTCCCTTCCTCATTCATGCGGTACTCACGGTAGGACGTCACGCCCGTGAGCGAAACATTTGGACACCAATAATTGAGCGAGAAGCGATCGTTGCGCTTTTCGGCGTGTTGGGGGTGGGACTTGCACTCACGTACAATCATGTGGTGACGGGCGATGCACTCGTCTTCCCGTATCAGGCGTTCGCGCCGCTTGATGGGTTGGGATTCGGTCGGCGAAGGATTCTCCAGCACACGACTGTGTACTCGGCTGATCTCGCATGGCGTGTGAACAAGCACCTCGTAGCCGAACTCTTCACGCGATGGACTACCGCCGCTCCGATTGGAGCCACTGTCGCTGCGATTGGTCTCTTTCCGGTTGCACTTCGCTATCGGGAGCGCCATACGTCCCCGATCTCTGATCTTACACTCCGGCTCGCCATTCTCGGTGTCTGCATCACGGTCATCGTCGGAAATATCTACTTCTGGGGGACGCTCAACAGCCTCGCAACGATTGCAGATCCAACCGACGGATTCATGGCGGTATTTGGTCCGTACTACCACTTCGATCTCGTGCTTCCGCTGTCCGTATTCGGTAGCGCCGGTGTGCTCTGGCTCGGTCGATCGATCCGATCGGCCCTTTCGGTGCGCCTCTCGACACAGAGCGTGCGTGCAGTCATCATCGTGTTGTTGGTTGTCTCAGCACCGATTCTCGCGGGCGCAGAATACGCTCGGATGGAAGAGCCGATCGGGAAGAATCTGGGTGGTATCGAACAACAATCTGAGCTGTACGCTCCCTTCGAGAACGAAAGTTTAGACAATGCGCTCGTCCTGTTCCCGGTCCCGTACGGGCCGTGGCTGTCACACCCGTTCCAATGGCTCCGAAACGGGGGCTCGCTCGAAGATGGAGATATTCTATACGCACAGAATCTCGGACCGGCCACAGATTTCGGTCTTATCGACGCCTATCCCAACCGATCACACTATCGATTTACGTACCGAGGAAAATGGCCCGGCAACGTTATGCCGCATCTCCAGCCACTCAGCATCCGGAACGGCACGAGCCACCAGCTCACAACAACTGTTGGTACCGTTGGACAGCCAACAGCGGTTCGGCTTACGGTCGATGATGACCGGATCGTCCGGTTCCGGTATCCCACAAACGTATCCCGACCGCCAGAAAACGAACAGTTCGACGTTCGCTGGAGCGTGAACGGAACACACGTTCGATTGGAAACGATCAACGGAACGCCTGTCGAGGCAGAGACGACAAACACGAGCGTCCAAGAACCACTGAGTGGGCAAGCGATAGTTCCGACGACACCCGACGGATATCCCTCCGATACGATTGCTATCGACGGACCAACGTTCGTCCAACTGACGATGACGTTCGTGAAACCAAACCATAACACCGTCACATACCGCTACGCTATGGGTGTCGATGCGAACAACGAAAGCGCCCGGCTTCTCTGGCCCGGTTCACCAAAGGTGTGTCAGGGGTCGCGTCACTGTGGTCACGAGGGGATGTACATCCCAGAAGGTGAGTATCCCGACGGAATCACCACGAACACGACCGTCCAGACACGGTAACGAAGCAGGGTTATCGGAGATGTTCTTCGAAACAGACCTTGACGATCGACTTCGCGATAGCCGCACCACCTTCGATCGGGTCGAGCTTCGTCTCTCCTCGGCGTTCGCGGTACGTGATCGGCGCTTCGCGCACCCGGTAATCACGCATCACTGGCCGGATGAGTAATTCAGCTGAGAGACCAGTGTTTTCGGTCCATTCGATCTGTTGGATAACTTCACGCCGGTAGGCACGCATTCCCGTCGTCGTGTCGTGAACGCGTGTTCCCATCAACACACTGGCGATGAGGGCAAACGTCGCGTTCCCAAGGCGGTTGAATGCTGGCATTTCCCGCGCTCCGTGGTACAGTCGGTCACCGCTGACCACGTCGTATCCCTCATTGATCAACGAGAGGAACTCCGGGAGGGCATCCATCGGATAGGTGTCATCACAATCGGTCGTAACGACGATCGGTCGATCAGCACTCAGAACTGCCTCGCGCACTGCGACGCCGTATCCCTGTGGTTCCTGCTCAATGACACGTGCGCCGTGTTCGCGGGCGATTTCTGGCGTACGGTCGCTCGAACCATCGACACAGATTGCTTCAGCTCGGCCGTCTGTGACACGATCTATGTCTTCAAGGACGACACCAATCGACTCCTCTTCGTTGTACGTCCCCATTACGACACTGAGATCATCGAATGTGAACTGCTCGGATTTCGTTTCTTGTTGCATTACCCGCTACTCGGCCCAGCGTACACTTCAGCGTTATCAAGCGCGCCGAGCAATACCGAATCTCAACGTATATCATAGCGCCAACGGATTAGGTCCCAAACGTCTGCAAACGGACTTCAGCCACCGATAATGAAAAGTATTCTATATATTTTGCAAATTTAAACTCTTCGATATAATTCCACGCACGATGATATCCACTAAACCATACTATCAACCAATGTTTATTTACAGTATCTTTATATAGATGAAAAATTATTTATCGACAGAACCACCGAGTAATAGCGTGAACGGATGTATCACAAATCCTATTATCGCCCGAGGAGGTAGCACGGGAATGCAGTACGTTGTGCGTGGACTAGACTTCCGTGTGAGTAGCCCGTCGACGGAACGAGTAAACTGGATTCCAAGCACCCCTCTCGCCGTGGGAACTCCCGAGACAGCACTTCCGGGATCGGTCGCTGACCGGAGTCGATCCGTTCGCATATTACAATGACAGACAGTCGAGATCTATCAACACACACAGAGCCACTCCGGGCGCTTCCGGATGACGAGGAGATATTCGACCCGCTCATGAACCTGCGACGTCGGACGATCATTCGCTATATGAGCCACCTGCCGCCGGATGCCGCCGTCGAGACAGCGGAACTCGCGCGGGTATGCGCGGCTGTCGAACGGGATCTTCCGCTCCACAAAGTCAACCATCGAACGTACCGCCACGCCTATCAGGCGGTGCGCCAGCGGGATATACAGCGGCTGGCGGACGCCGAAATCCTCGACAGACACGACAGAGACACAATCACGCGCGGAGAGCGTTTCGCGTACTTCATCGAACTGCTCGACGCGATTGATGACCATCTTTAATAAATAGCCAGCGTGAGACGGACGTACAGAGACCGCTTACCGGAAATGCTTTCGGGTAACGGACGTATTTTCCACTTCGACATTAACTAATCGTATGAATGAATCTGTTGATATCAATCCAAAAAGAGTTGTACAAATGGTCGTCTGGTTTCTCGTTACATCGTTGTGTCTATTCGTTGCATACGACTATTGGGTAACGCAGGGACAGACAGACGTCTTTTTCACGATAATTGGTGGTTTTCTGTTTCTTTTTGCGCTCGTGTCGATCCCGGTGTTCGTCACTCGTTACAGGTAGAAGTGCTTTGCCCGCCTACTGTTTTCGTCCGATCGACGATTGGACCCGCAGGTATACACAACTGGGTACCGTACTCGAACCATGGAATACGTCACCCTCCGAGGAGAGAAAATCCCGAAGGTAGGTCTCGGAACGTGGCGACTGACGGGCGAAGACTGTCGTCAGGCCATCGCAACAGCGATCAATCTCGGATATCGACACATCGACACCGCACAAGTCTACGGGAACGAGCGAGAAATTGGCGACGCGATCCGTGCGAGCAAAATCGACCGCGACAAACTCTTTTTGACGACGAAGCTCGGGGGACAGAACTACGGCCACGACGCTGTGCTACGCTCGACTGAAGAAAGTCTCGCTAAACTCAACACCGACTACATCGATCTGTTGTTGATTCACTGGCCTGCAGATCGCATTCCGATCGGAACGACGCCGCTCGCGGAAACGCTCGGTGCGATGAACGAACTCGTTGAGAACGGCACTGTCCGACATATCGGAGTCAGTAATTTCGACATCGATCGGCTTGACGAAGCACGCAACCTCTCAGAAGCGCCGATCTTGACCAATCAAGTGCAGTATCACCCATTCTGGGATCAGACACGACTGCTCGAATACTGTCAAATACACGATGTTATTCTCACTGCGTACAGTCCATTCGGTCACGGAGGCGCGTTGGACGATGGAGTGCTCGTCGAAATCGGAGACCGGTACGGAAAGTCGAGCGCGCAAGTTGCGCTCCGGTGGCTAATTCAACAAGAGATGGTCTGTACCATCCCGAAGGCGACCAGCTACGAGCATCTCAAAGCGAATTTTGCGGTGTTCGACTTCGAACTCACAGACGAAGAGATGAAAAACATCTATCGTCCCTCGAAACTCCGAACGGTGTCTGGGTTCGTCAAATCACGACTTCCAGATCCGCGTCGATAAGCAAGTTGCTGGAGAATCGTTCTTGACCCCCGCTCGTAACCGTACGTGGTAGATTCATGAATTTTCCATAGAACCATCGGATATTTTATTCGTCGCGTTCGTAGAGATAGTATGGTCTTCGAACTCACGGAGAACGCTTGGCAGGTCGATTTGACCGGTGTGAATGCGTATCTTCTCGACGACGGAGGGACGCTGACACTCGTTGACGGGGGGACACCGTGGGGAATCTCAAAGCTCATGCGAGAGATCGAGGAGACAGAGTACACGCTCAACAGCATCGACCGTGTTTTGCTCACGCATTATGACATCGACCACGTTGGCGGACTCATTCGTCTTGGAATTGAAGCACCAGTGTACGTCGGGATGCCCGATGGGGCCTTTCTCACTGGACAACGAAAGCCACCACTCACGAACTCGAAAGGCGCTCTGCAACGCGCACTCAGACCGTTCATGCGCGGACACGATCTCTCGATCGAGCCGGTTGAGGACGGTGACGAGATCGGGAGCTTTACCGCATATCACACGCCAGGGCACACCCCGGGCCACATAGCTTATATGAGTGAATCACTCTCACTCGGGTTTGTCGGCGATTTAATCATCGAGCGCAGGGGGGAACTCATCCCGTCACCGTGGTATCTCAGCTACGATTCCGGACAAGCCAAAGAGAGTATTTTGGATCTCGCCGATCGGCAGCCAGCAGTCGAAACGATCGGCTTCGGACACGGAGTACCGTTTCTCAAAAATGGCAGTGTTCGATTGGCAGAACTCGGCCAATCGATAGCGTGATCCAAACGACCGATTATTGTGAGGTTGAGATCAATTCGTCTGCGACGGTTTCCGGAGCTATCAGCTCGGGATCGACTATGAGTCCAGCCGTTGCGCGAGCGAACTCCGGAAGCGAATCGTGGACGTACGCGACAACACGGAGGTCAGGAGTGATCTCGCGGGCGACCGGAATCGAAGTAGCGAGCACGGAGTTGGTGACAATCAGCAGGTCGGCCGTTTCGATGCCCGCATCGAGGAGTTGTTCTCGTGACGCCGTCCCTTCCGCGTGCGCGACGGAGACGCCGTTAGCATCGAGTGCATCTCCCAGTCCGTCTTCATCAGGGCCAATAACGATAGCGTTCATCACTCGTACTCGATGGTCGCAGGGGGTTTGTGTGTAACGTCATAGAGCACGCGAGAGACGTTCGGGAGTGTTCCCGTAATCCGGCTCTGGATGCGCTGAAGCGTCTCCCAATCGAGTTCCTGCGCTCGGGCGGTCATCCCGTCACGACTCTCGACGGATCGAACTGCAACGACGTATCCGTGAACACGATTGTCTCCTTTCACGCCCGTTGCCTTTCCGAGCACCGCTGCGAACGCCTGCCACGGCTCGTATGATTCGAGTTCGTCCTCGACGACAGCAGTCGCTTCGCGGGCGACCGTGAGTTTCTCGCTTGTGATTTCGCCGACGATGCGGACCGCAAGTCCTGGTCCGGGAAACGGCATCCGTTCGGCGACGATCGCTTCGAGACCGAGGGTGCGAGCCACATCCCGGACCTCGTCCTTGTACAGATCTCGAACGGGTTCGACGATGCCCTCGAAATCGACTCTCTCGGGGAGTCCACCGACGTTGTGGTGTGATTTGATGTTTCCTTCACTTTCGATACGATCCGGGTAGATCGTACCCTGCACGAGGTAGTCAGCGTCTGATTCGCGGGCTTCGCGCTCGAACTCGCGGATGAATTGCTCGCCAATTGCGTGGCGCTTTTCCTCCGGGTCAGTGACACCTGAAAGGGCATCGAGGAACCGATCCTGTGCTTCGAC
The nucleotide sequence above comes from Halocatena marina. Encoded proteins:
- a CDS encoding beta-ketoacyl-ACP reductase, translated to MLLEDKTCVVTGASRGIGRGIAEELGAAGANVVVNYRSSEAEAHNVVDAIEESGSKAVAVQADVSDTEETRAMSETTRTAFGRTDILVNNAGCTMDGKFTNMSREDWDTVMEVNLGGVFNCTQAFFDDLTESNNGRLINISSMIGRKGNFGQANYAASKSGMFGFTRTLALEMARSGSTANCIAPGFVQTDMLETVPEHVQESILERIPLDRFADIEDITGVARFLAGPRSSYITGQILSVTGGMER
- a CDS encoding alpha-1 4-glucan-protein synthase; this encodes MTVDTCVIIPTIREYECVRTYVENAREHGFDLDRLFFLLVTEDFCDTDDMEAMLEEEGVSGAVFDGSRREAWYEEQDVVEFSHLVPAASHAETSFGLLYMWENQQYEYGFFIDDDTLPHPDFDFFGRHFENIAFEGEIESVASDEQWVNVLYQNFDEHGLYPRGYPYSAMHENVDIGTEQVDDVVASQGLWTNVPDLDAVRILMDGDLQGQAQTRTSSDDFDGDFVAREGEYLTVCSMNLAFRREVVPAFYQLPMDDNPWEVGRFDDIWSGVFLKRACDILGKQIYNGYPLCEHNKAPRSTFDDLNNEVPALELNEHVWEIVDAVGDDATSYAEAFDAMASALVEHDGDYNNDDFLVYVGEYMHEWLDCLDELAPVETERTRASVTATDD
- a CDS encoding glycosyltransferase family 39 protein, whose translation is MEWTKRRFRLAVGFLSVLAGGVVFLIGHEVFPYLSHNHDEGVYLQQASMLLHGKLWYTTDFPAAFRPWFFVQDGNRLYPKYTPVAALMYAPGVALGVPRLMLSVIAAGNVALVGLLGREAFDRPTGVLATGIALTTPFFLIISATFMAYAPTTLLNLLFAFGYIRMFRSQSRRYAVLAGAAIGLAFFSRPYTAVLFATPFLIHAVLTVGRHARERNIWTPIIEREAIVALFGVLGVGLALTYNHVVTGDALVFPYQAFAPLDGLGFGRRRILQHTTVYSADLAWRVNKHLVAELFTRWTTAAPIGATVAAIGLFPVALRYRERHTSPISDLTLRLAILGVCITVIVGNIYFWGTLNSLATIADPTDGFMAVFGPYYHFDLVLPLSVFGSAGVLWLGRSIRSALSVRLSTQSVRAVIIVLLVVSAPILAGAEYARMEEPIGKNLGGIEQQSELYAPFENESLDNALVLFPVPYGPWLSHPFQWLRNGGSLEDGDILYAQNLGPATDFGLIDAYPNRSHYRFTYRGKWPGNVMPHLQPLSIRNGTSHQLTTTVGTVGQPTAVRLTVDDDRIVRFRYPTNVSRPPENEQFDVRWSVNGTHVRLETINGTPVEAETTNTSVQEPLSGQAIVPTTPDGYPSDTIAIDGPTFVQLTMTFVKPNHNTVTYRYAMGVDANNESARLLWPGSPKVCQGSRHCGHEGMYIPEGEYPDGITTNTTVQTR
- a CDS encoding dolichyl-phosphate hexose transferase — protein: MQQETKSEQFTFDDLSVVMGTYNEEESIGVVLEDIDRVTDGRAEAICVDGSSDRTPEIAREHGARVIEQEPQGYGVAVREAVLSADRPIVVTTDCDDTYPMDALPEFLSLINEGYDVVSGDRLYHGAREMPAFNRLGNATFALIASVLMGTRVHDTTTGMRAYRREVIQQIEWTENTGLSAELLIRPVMRDYRVREAPITYRERRGETKLDPIEGGAAIAKSIVKVCFEEHLR
- a CDS encoding aldo/keto reductase; protein product: MEYVTLRGEKIPKVGLGTWRLTGEDCRQAIATAINLGYRHIDTAQVYGNEREIGDAIRASKIDRDKLFLTTKLGGQNYGHDAVLRSTEESLAKLNTDYIDLLLIHWPADRIPIGTTPLAETLGAMNELVENGTVRHIGVSNFDIDRLDEARNLSEAPILTNQVQYHPFWDQTRLLEYCQIHDVILTAYSPFGHGGALDDGVLVEIGDRYGKSSAQVALRWLIQQEMVCTIPKATSYEHLKANFAVFDFELTDEEMKNIYRPSKLRTVSGFVKSRLPDPRR
- a CDS encoding MBL fold metallo-hydrolase, producing MVFELTENAWQVDLTGVNAYLLDDGGTLTLVDGGTPWGISKLMREIEETEYTLNSIDRVLLTHYDIDHVGGLIRLGIEAPVYVGMPDGAFLTGQRKPPLTNSKGALQRALRPFMRGHDLSIEPVEDGDEIGSFTAYHTPGHTPGHIAYMSESLSLGFVGDLIIERRGELIPSPWYLSYDSGQAKESILDLADRQPAVETIGFGHGVPFLKNGSVRLAELGQSIA
- a CDS encoding NAD-binding protein gives rise to the protein MNAIVIGPDEDGLGDALDANGVSVAHAEGTASREQLLDAGIETADLLIVTNSVLATSIPVAREITPDLRVVAYVHDSLPEFARATAGLIVDPELIAPETVADELISTSQ
- the guaA gene encoding glutamine-hydrolyzing GMP synthase, which codes for MVDAEQFIEDAVEELREEIGDANAVIALSGGVDSSVAAALAYEAIGDQLIPVYVDTGLMRKGETDQIRETFAYMESLRIVEAQDRFLDALSGVTDPEEKRHAIGEQFIREFEREARESDADYLVQGTIYPDRIESEGNIKSHHNVGGLPERVDFEGIVEPVRDLYKDEVRDVARTLGLEAIVAERMPFPGPGLAVRIVGEITSEKLTVAREATAVVEDELESYEPWQAFAAVLGKATGVKGDNRVHGYVVAVRSVESRDGMTARAQELDWETLQRIQSRITGTLPNVSRVLYDVTHKPPATIEYE